A region of Micropterus dolomieu isolate WLL.071019.BEF.003 ecotype Adirondacks linkage group LG01, ASM2129224v1, whole genome shotgun sequence DNA encodes the following proteins:
- the lsm5 gene encoding U6 snRNA-associated Sm-like protein LSm5, whose protein sequence is MAATPTTNPSQLLPLELVDKCIGSRIHIVMKTDKEIVGTLLGFDDFVNMVLEDVTEFEITPEGRRITKLDQILLNGNNITMLIPGGEGPEV, encoded by the exons ATGGCGGCTACTCCGACGACAAACCCGTCACAGTTGCTCCCGCTTG AGCTTGTGGACAAATGTATCGGCTCCCGAATTCACATCGTCATGAAAACCGACAAAGAAATCGTCGGCACCCTGCTGGGTTTCGATGACTTTGTCA ACATGGTCCTGGAAGATGTGACAGAATT TGAAATCACTCCAGAGGGAAGGAGGATAACCAAACTGGACCAGATCCTCCTCAACGGCAACAACATCACCATG CTCATACCTGGAGGAGAAGGTCCTGAAGTATGA
- the psme2 gene encoding proteasome activator complex subunit 2 isoform X2, with amino-acid sequence MSKTTTLKISSASAVKVENFRQTLYHQAENLFSNYIPLKIVQLDALLRDDALSITDMTSLHAPLDIPIPDPPSTEEEEMETDKNEDDEKKKKKAPKCGFIKGNEKIMMLLERVKPEIVALRETIINVSCWIQHLIPKIEDGNDFGVAIQEKILERIAAVKTKVDGFQTNINKYFSERGDSVAKASKDTHVMDYRSLVHDKDEAIYSEIRVIVLDIRGFYAELYDIVSKNLEKVTNPKGEEKPSMY; translated from the exons ATGTCAAAGACAACAACCCTGAAAATAAGCAGCGCGAGTGCAGTTAAG GTGGAAAACTTCCGCCAGACGCTGTATCATCAG gCAGAGAATCTGTTCTCCAACTACATCCCCCTGAAGATTGTACAGCTGGACGCTCTGCTGAGG gatGACGCCCTCAGTATCACAGACATGACCTCGCTCCATGCCCCCCTGGACATCCCCATACCAGACCCTCCTTCCACAGAGGAAGAG GAAATGGAGACGGATAAGAATGAAGACgatgagaagaaaaagaagaagg CTCCAAAATGTGGCTTCATCAAGGGGAATGAGAAGATTATGATGCTTCTAGAGAGAGTGAAACCAGAGATTGTCGCTCTTAGAGAGACCATCATCAAT GTCTCCTGCTGGATTCAGCACCTCATCCCGAAAATAGAAGATGGAAATGACTTCGGTGTTGCCATCCAG GAGAAAATTTTGGAGAGAATCGCTGCAGTGAAGACCAAAGTCGACGGTTTTCAGACAAACATCAACAA GTACTTTTCAGAGAGGGGAGATTCTGTTGCAAAAGCTTCTAAAGACACTCATGTG ATGGATTACCGCTCGCTTGTCCACGACAAGGACGAGGCCATCTACTCTGAGATCAGAGTGATCGTCCTCGACATTCGCGGCTTCTAC GCCGAGCTTTACGACATCGTCAGCAAGAATCTCGAAAAGGTGACCAATCCGAAAGGCGAGGAGAAACCTTCAATGTACTGA
- the LOC123982770 gene encoding E3 ubiquitin-protein ligase RNF31-like: MSINPAFVQMEEVRRRFQSLLSSSGSVQDVKAEVQTMASIPLPLSEKYRHFGAEAMLRENTSGHNRQEVLESLNRLVKALSILEKYGCNLTSPARPRYWRSVKHNNPVFRTTVDAVMGGRRVLYLYGYTNQQVDGLSFPDEVAEPDTEKVAAVTLEVMTLRTEVDMLIKGIHPHLEYFKDIIPFLIQQVGTNISSGCKHKYLLRYGFFFATLP; the protein is encoded by the exons ATGAGCATCAACCCTGCTTTTGTCCAGATGGAGGAGGTCAGGAGGAGATTCCagtccctcctctcctcctcaggcTCGGTCCAGGATGTGAAGGCTGAGGTCCAGACCATGGCCAGCATCCCCTTGCCTCTGTCGGAGAAGTACCGGCACTTTGGAGCGGAGGCCATGCTGAGGGAGAACACGTCCGGCCACAACAGACAGGAG GTTCTGGAGTCTTTGAACAGACTGGTCAAGGCCTTGAGTATCCTGGAGAAGTACGGCTGTAACCTGACGAGTCCCGCCAGGCCCAGATACTGGAGGAGCGTCAAGCACAACAACCCCGTCTTCAGAACGACAGTGGACGCCGTCATG GGAGGGCGGAGAGTCCTCTACCTGTACGGTTACACCAATCAGCAGGTAGATGGCCTCAGCTTCCCCGATGAAGTCGCTGAACCAGACACTGAAAAAGTCGCTGCAGTGACGCTGGAGGTCATGACGTTGCGCACAGAGGTGGACATGCTTATTAAG GGCATCCATCCTCACCTAGAATACTTCAAAGATATCATCCCATTTCTCATCCAGCAGGTCGGTACAAACATATCCAGTGGCTGCAAACACAAATACCT TCTCAGATAT
- the psme2 gene encoding proteasome activator complex subunit 2 isoform X1 gives MSKTTTLKISSASAVKVENFRQTLYHQAENLFSNYIPLKIVQLDALLRDDALSITDMTSLHAPLDIPIPDPPSTEEEEMETDKNEDDEKKKKKAAPKCGFIKGNEKIMMLLERVKPEIVALRETIINVSCWIQHLIPKIEDGNDFGVAIQEKILERIAAVKTKVDGFQTNINKYFSERGDSVAKASKDTHVMDYRSLVHDKDEAIYSEIRVIVLDIRGFYAELYDIVSKNLEKVTNPKGEEKPSMY, from the exons ATGTCAAAGACAACAACCCTGAAAATAAGCAGCGCGAGTGCAGTTAAG GTGGAAAACTTCCGCCAGACGCTGTATCATCAG gCAGAGAATCTGTTCTCCAACTACATCCCCCTGAAGATTGTACAGCTGGACGCTCTGCTGAGG gatGACGCCCTCAGTATCACAGACATGACCTCGCTCCATGCCCCCCTGGACATCCCCATACCAGACCCTCCTTCCACAGAGGAAGAG GAAATGGAGACGGATAAGAATGAAGACgatgagaagaaaaagaagaagg cAGCTCCAAAATGTGGCTTCATCAAGGGGAATGAGAAGATTATGATGCTTCTAGAGAGAGTGAAACCAGAGATTGTCGCTCTTAGAGAGACCATCATCAAT GTCTCCTGCTGGATTCAGCACCTCATCCCGAAAATAGAAGATGGAAATGACTTCGGTGTTGCCATCCAG GAGAAAATTTTGGAGAGAATCGCTGCAGTGAAGACCAAAGTCGACGGTTTTCAGACAAACATCAACAA GTACTTTTCAGAGAGGGGAGATTCTGTTGCAAAAGCTTCTAAAGACACTCATGTG ATGGATTACCGCTCGCTTGTCCACGACAAGGACGAGGCCATCTACTCTGAGATCAGAGTGATCGTCCTCGACATTCGCGGCTTCTAC GCCGAGCTTTACGACATCGTCAGCAAGAATCTCGAAAAGGTGACCAATCCGAAAGGCGAGGAGAAACCTTCAATGTACTGA
- the avl9 gene encoding late secretory pathway protein AVL9 homolog, whose product MESHGRDDLKGPVLHIVVVGFHHKKGCQVEFSYPPLMPDEGHDSNLLPEEWKYLPFLALPDGAHNYQEDTVYFHLPPLSGDMKCVYGVSCYRQIEAKALKVRLADVTRETVQKSVCVLSRVPLYGLLQAKLQLITHAYFEEKDFSQISILKELYDHMNGSLRGSALEGSQVYLGLSPRDLILHFRHKVLILFKLILLEKKVLFYVSPVNRLVGALMTVLSLFPGMIEHGLVDSSHYRPKSSVSEDLILVESISGAEEFVSVSVTDLANTALEAEETPSSGNSTEGDNHLLKPPSRTSPESSESEWETLDPSVLEESGPKEAAEGKETDSELPDAFDSKPGTPITVQPQAASSQGGVIQGLVSGLEEDQYGLPLPIFTKGYLCLPYMALQQHHLLSDVTVRGFVAGATNILFRQQRHLSDAVVDVEEASVQIQDPELRKILSLTTADLRFADYLVKHVTENRDDVFLDGTGWEGGDEWIRAQFTLYIHSLLSSALQQDNERLLADYGAPFVAAWKITHNYRVWYSNKHPAMAAITPGHPFQGQYSVADVKLRLSHSVQNSERGKKIGNAMITTSRNMVQTGKVVGQSVGGALTSAKSAMSSWFSTLSQPPAVTTQAGPEPATEVKP is encoded by the exons ATGGAGTCTCACGGCAGAGACGACCTGAAGGGACCGGTGCTGCACATCGTGGTGGTTGGATTTCACCACAAAAAGGGCTGTCAG GTTGAATTCTCCTACCCGCCGTTGATGCCAGACGAGGGCCATGACAGTAACCTGCTGCCAGAGGAGTGGAAGTACCTCCCTTTCCTGGCCCTTCCTGACGGGGCGCACAACTACCAGGAAG ACACGGTGTATTTCCACCTGCCGCCGCTGAGTGGAGACATGAAGTGTGTCTACGGAGTGTCCTGTTATCGCCAAATAGAAGCAAAG GCCCTCAAGGTCCGACTGGCTGACGTCACCAGGGAGACCGTTCAGAAGAGCGTCTGCGTCCTCAGTCGAGTG CCTCTCTACGGCCTGCTTCAAGCTAAACTGCAGCTCATCACACACGCCTACTTCGAGGAGAAAGACTTTTCACAGATCTCCATTTTAAAG GAACTGTACGACCACATGAACGGTTCTCTGAGGGGTTCAGCCCTAGAAGGATCACAGGTTTATCTTG GGTTATCACCAAGAGATTTAATACTGCACTTTCGACACAAG GTTCTCATCCTCTTCAAGCTTATTCTGCTGGAGAAGAAG gtcCTGTTCTATGTGTCTCCTGTCAACAGACTAGTAGGAGCTCTGATGACAGTTTTATCACTTTTTCCAG GTATGATCGAGCACGGCCTGGTGGACTCGTCCCACTACAGGCCTAAGAGCAGCGTGTCTGAGGACCTGATCCTGGTGGAGAGCATCTCAGGAGCCGAGGAGTTCGTCTCCGTGTCCGTCACGGACCTCGCCAACACCGCGCTGGAGGCAGAGGAGACTCCGTCCTCCGGGAACAGCACGGAGGGGGACAACCACCTCCTGAAACCCCCGTCACGCACCTCTCCAGAGTCCTCAGAGAGCGAGTGGGAGACTCTGGACCCCAGCGTGTTAGAGGAAAGTGGTCCTAAAGAGGCAGCTGAGGGGAAAGAGACGGATTCAGAGCTCCCGGACGCCTTCGACTCCAAGCCGGGAACGCCCATCACTGTGCAGCCACAGGCTGCCAGCAGTCAGGGAGGGGTCATCCAGGGTCTGGTGTCTGGCCTGGAGGAGGATCAGTACGGCCTGCCGCTCCCCATCTTCACTAAG GGTTACCTGTGTCTGCCCTACATGGCCCTGCAGCAGCATCACCTCCTCTCAGACGTGACGGTGCGCGGCTTCGTTGCAGGGGCGACCAACATCCTCTTCCGCCAGCAGAGGCACCTCAGTGACGCTGTTGTTGAT gTGGAAGAAGCCAGTGTCCAGATCCAGGATCCCGAGCTCCGGAAAATCCTGAGCCTGACGACGGCGGACCTACGTTTCGCTGACTACCTGGTCAAACACGTGACGGAGAACCGCGATGACGTTTTCCTGGACGGGACGGGCTGGGAGGGCGGAGACGAGTGGATCAGAGCCCAGTTCACCCTCTACATCCACTCCTTACTGTCTTCTGCATTACAGCAAG ATAACGAGAGGCTGCTGGCTGATTACGGCGCGCCTTTCGTCGCAGCCTGGAAGATCACCCACAACTACCGCGTGTGGTACAGCAACAAGCACCCCGCCATGGCCGCCATCACCCCGGG ACACCCGTTCCAGGGCCAGTACAGTGTGGCTGACGTAAAACTACGACTCTCACA CTCGGTGCAGAACAGCGAGAGGGGGAAGAAGATCGGAAACGCCATGATCACCACCAGTCGCAACATGGTCCAGACGGGGAAGGTAGTGG GTCAGTCGGTGGGCGGAGCGTTGACCAGCGCCAAGTCAGCTATGTCCTCCTGGTTCTCCACACTGTCGCAGCCTCCAGCTGTAACCACCCAGGCCGGTCCAGAGCCCGCCACAGAGGTCAAACCTTGA